AAGCCGCGTTTCGTTCACACGCTCAACGCATCCGGGCTGGCGTTTCCGCGCATCATCGCGGCCATTCTCGAGCAGCATCAGAACGCGGACGGAACGGTTCGTGTGCCGGCGGCGCTCGAACCGTATTTCGGCGCGTCGGTGATAAAGTAGAGCGTGCGCCGCTCCACGCCGCTGTGGGCAGTTGTATTCGGCGTGGTTGCGCTGCTCACGTGGTACGTGTTCTACATGCGAAGTGTGGTGACCGACCTGCGCGCCGAGGCGTCGCGCGTGGGCAAGATGTACGCGCGCGTGTACGACGCGCTGAGTGATCCCAACACTGACGCTACCACCGCGCTGCAGGACCTGTCGGCTCTGATGCGGGAATCCGGCGTGCCGATCATAGTTACGGACGCTCGTGGCTCCGTCACCGCATCCGCGAACTTGCCGAAGGACATTCTGGGCAGCAACGCGCGGATCGCGCAGTACGCGCGCGAGCTTGCGCGTGAAAACAAGCCGGTTGTCGAGCCCGGGGTTGGGACAGTGTATTTCGGCAACACGCGACTTGTGGAAGGGCTTCGTATCATTCCGGCGTTGCAGGCGCTGCTGATAGCAATGTTCCTGACCGCGGGGATATACGCATTGCGAACGCGTGGTCGAGCCGATCGGGAGCAGATCTGGGCGGGAATGGCGCGAGAATCAGCGCACCAGCTCGGCACACCGCTTTCGAGCATGAGCGGATGGATCGAGCTGTTGCGCGATCATGACTCGGGCGATCCGGTGATGGCGCACGCGCTCGCTCACATGGATGGCGACCTGGAGCGATTGCGACGCGTCGCGTTCCGCTTCGAGCGGATCGGTCGTCCGCCGCGACGTGAAAAGGTGGACGTGGGCGACGTCGTGGAGCGTGTAGCGACGTACTTTCGTGCCCGCGTGCCAACGCTTGCAAAGGCTGTTACGATACGCTCGGTGCGCCGCGGCGGGTCGCTTGTAGTGGATGGAGATCCGGTCCTGCTCGAATGGGCGATCGAGTCGCTGGCCAAGAACGCGATCGACGCACTCGCCGGACGTGGCGGACGTGTTACACTATCTGTACAGGAACTGCCGGAAGGACGGGTCCGCGTCAGAGTGAAGGACAACGGACCTGGCGTTCCGCGTGAGTTGAGGAAGCGAATCTTCGATGCTGGATTTTCCACCAAGGAGAAGGGATGGGGAATCGGGCTATCCCTCGCCAGGCGCATAGTCACCGAAGGACATGACGGGCGGCTGCTGCTGCAATCCGGCACGCGTGGCGCGACGTTTGACATAATT
The window above is part of the Gemmatimonadota bacterium genome. Proteins encoded here:
- a CDS encoding HAMP domain-containing sensor histidine kinase — its product is MRRSTPLWAVVFGVVALLTWYVFYMRSVVTDLRAEASRVGKMYARVYDALSDPNTDATTALQDLSALMRESGVPIIVTDARGSVTASANLPKDILGSNARIAQYARELARENKPVVEPGVGTVYFGNTRLVEGLRIIPALQALLIAMFLTAGIYALRTRGRADREQIWAGMARESAHQLGTPLSSMSGWIELLRDHDSGDPVMAHALAHMDGDLERLRRVAFRFERIGRPPRREKVDVGDVVERVATYFRARVPTLAKAVTIRSVRRGGSLVVDGDPVLLEWAIESLAKNAIDALAGRGGRVTLSVQELPEGRVRVRVKDNGPGVPRELRKRIFDAGFSTKEKGWGIGLSLARRIVTEGHDGRLLLQSGTRGATFDIILDHESTS